AAGCGAATGATATGAATGCGACTCCGAAAACTGCGGATACGGCAAAGACCCGCCGCTTCCACCAAAAGCGCGAGCTTATCCTCGACGCAGCCGCGACGCTGATCAACCGGCACGGTGTGCGGGGCATGACATTTGTCGACGTCGCCCAATTGGTCGAACTCAACACGACCAGCATCACCTATTACTTCAAGCGCAAGGAATTGCTGGCCGCGGCCGTGCTGGAGCGCGCACTTGAGCGCATCGAACACCTTGTCGCCGAGGCCGCTGCCGAGCCAACGCCGCGTGCCCGGGTCGAGCGCTATATCCGGTTGAACTTTGACCTGCAGGCGCGGATCAATGCCGAGGTGGAACGGCCAATCGCTGTCATCTCCGACATCCGAGCGCTCAATGAACCCTTCGGGTCCGAACTGACGGCGCGCTATATCCAGGTTTTCCGCCAGCTCCGGATGTTCTTTGACGCCCCAAAGACCGCGGACGACAAAATCCTTACCACCATCCGCGCCCACGTCCTCGTCCAGAACATGTTCTGGCTTCCGGCCTGGCTGTCCCAGTATTCCACCGGCGATTATGACCGCGTCATCCATCGCATGGTCGAGATCTTCGAGCATGGCATCGCCCGCGATGGCGCCGCTTGGGCCCCCGACCTCCTGCCGATCGACGAGTCCGAGCTGAAGG
The window above is part of the Maricaulis maris MCS10 genome. Proteins encoded here:
- a CDS encoding TetR/AcrR family transcriptional regulator → MNATPKTADTAKTRRFHQKRELILDAAATLINRHGVRGMTFVDVAQLVELNTTSITYYFKRKELLAAAVLERALERIEHLVAEAAAEPTPRARVERYIRLNFDLQARINAEVERPIAVISDIRALNEPFGSELTARYIQVFRQLRMFFDAPKTADDKILTTIRAHVLVQNMFWLPAWLSQYSTGDYDRVIHRMVEIFEHGIARDGAAWAPDLLPIDESELKVGIEGMPGNFARAATFLINERGYRGASVEQIASELNVTKGSFYHHLEAKDELVLECFRRSYGRVSLVQRAATKAGGNQWQQLSSSMATLLNVQLYSEFPLLRTTALQALPTDLRNDVLDRSNRMARRFAGMMIDGITEGSVRPVDPLVASQAIMGALNSAYDLRDWIKDVEPANAFAFYASTLSYGLFSPPQKPVQA